Proteins encoded in a region of the Tubulanus polymorphus chromosome 10, tnTubPoly1.2, whole genome shotgun sequence genome:
- the LOC141912055 gene encoding leucine-rich repeat-containing protein 46-like produces MSSSLRSLEEENDGDDVVLVHGTRLSLHVIAKRNLSEFNANLALSNSQEKLLNALDKVTHVRLDRENISRIDNLELLGKNVTNLYLQANLIVKIENLECLTNLSILMLANNKIKRIENLLMLKRLKLLDLSENMIDTVDIDEIPQSLVILNLVGNRCTQIPDHRGRMIQDLPNLRQLDGVPVSRQERVESGFVVSESEDDENDDEEVESDEDEIDLNSIEGIFKTTTDDIIARSKLRVQQVLSEHSKREDFLDEIRCESAASTAPLSARWMDKHNPSNSLNISNQ; encoded by the exons ATGTCATCGTCTCTGCGCTCGCTGGAAGAAGAGAATGACGGTGATGATGTGGTGCTGGTTCACGGTACCAGACTCTCTCTTCATGTTATAGCCAAGAGGAATCTATCCGAATTCAATGCGAATTTAGCGCTGTCGAATTCACAGGAGAAGTT GTTGAACGCGTTGGATAAAGTCACCCACGTTCGTTTAGATCGagaaaatattagcagaatcgaCAATTTAGAATTACTGGGTAAAAATGTGACAAATTTATACCTTCAAGCG aatttgatcgttaaaatcgaaaatttagaatgtttgaCGAATTTGTCGATTTTGATGCTGGCGAACAATAAAATAAAGCGCATTGAAAACTTATTGATGTTAAAACGTCTGAAGTTACTGGATCTGTCTGAAAATATGATCGATACCGTTGATATAG aTGAAATTCCGCAGTCACTGGTGATTCTGAATCTTGTTGGTAATCGATGTACACAGATTCCTGACCACAG GGGGCGTATGATACAAGATTTACCGAATCTACGTCAACTGGACGGCGTGCCGGTCAGCAGACAGGAGCGCGTCGAATCGGGATTCGTTGTATCTGAATCTGAGGACGATGAGAACGACGATGAGGAGGTGGAGAGTGATGAAGATGAAATCGATTTGAACTCTATTGAAG GAATCTTCAAAACTACGACAGACGATATTATAGCCCGTTCAAAATTACGCGTGCAACAAGTTCTAAGCGAACATTCGAAACGCGAGGATTTTTTAGATGAAATACGCTGTGAATCTGCTGCCAGTACAGCTCCGCTATCAGCTCGCTGGATGGATAAACATAATCCTTCTAATTCGTTAAACATATCCAATCAGTAA